The genomic stretch GCTCCTGAAGTTGTGCCCCTTGTTCCGGGTGCTGGAGAGAGGCTCCTCCAGCACGCTGCGGCAGTGGATGCGCAGTACCACTTCCATGGATTTATTCCTCTCCTTCTTGACCCCTGCCTCCAAGCTCCGGGTGGTCCTCCTGGCCACCACATAGATCCTGAAGTACATCACCAGGATGACCATGAGGGGCAGGtagaaggagaagagggaggagaacAGGGCATAGCCTGGCTCCTCTGTGATGCTGCAGATGCTCTCATCCGGCGGTGGCGGCTCCTTCCATCCCAGCAGTGGGCCGATGGAGATGACCATGGACGAGAGCCAGACCACCACGAGGATGACCCCCGCCTTCCTCTCGGTCATGATCGTGGGGTACTTGAGGGAGTACTTGACGCCGATGTACCTGTCCACCGAGATGATACACAAGCTCATGATGGAGGCGGAGCAGCACAGCACGTCCACTGCTGCCCAGATGTTGCAGAAGATGCGCCCAAACACCCAGAAGCCCAGCACCTCCAAGGTGGCCGAGAAGGGCAGCACGGTGGTGCTGAGCAGCAGGTCGGCGATGGCCAGGTTGACGATGAAGTAGTTGGTGACTGTCTGCAGGTGCCGGTTGCAAGCCACCGAGAGGATGACGAGTATGTTCCCCACGATGGCTGAGAGGATGAAGACGGCCAGGAAGACCCCGACGCCCACCGCCTGCACGTCCAAGGCGAAGGTCAGGGCGGTGCCGTTGCCCTCGGGGGGCTcctcaccctgcagcccccaggaCCGGTTGGCACCGCTCTGGCTGCCCTGTCCCGTCCGGTTCCCACTCAAGCTGCCATTGCTCAGCTCGGGGAAAGTCATTGTAGAAAAGGTCCGGGCTCCATGGAGGGCGAGCAGAAAGCGATGCCGAggcgcagcccccccggcaTGATCCCCGCGGCCCCCCCCAAGGCTCGCTCAGCGCCTCGCTCCCCGCGCTGCCCCGGGCAAGGCTCGGGCCCCCCAGCCGCGACGGAGGGCGGGCGGCACGCGcggctccgcgccccccccggcccgcttCACGCCGGCCGGCCGcgctgcccccctccccgccaccgGCTCTCGCCGCCGctcagccccgccgccggcccgccccggggggCAGCGAGGTCGGTGCCCCCCCGCTGCCCTCGCATGCTCCGGGGGGCTGCGCTGGGCAGCGGCCGGCAGCGCTCGGCGGCTCCGCTCGCCGTCCCGCTCTCACGGGAGAGCTCCGGGAGGGgcgaggggagggagggagggaggggcggcccgggggggcgTCGGGAGCCCCGAGCGTCAGGTGCcgccggaggaggaggaggaggaggaggaggaggaggaggaggaggaggaggaggaggaggaggaggaggaggaggaggcggcagcaGCGCTGCTCTGCCGGACGAGGCGAGCCCCGGGGCAGGATGAAGCCGGCACCGGCGCCGGGCGCTTGCAGACCCTGCGGGGGGAGGCGAGAcgatgggggggggggggcaggcacGCACTTGGGGGGCAGGCACGCACTCGCGGCGgaccggggggggggagcagggacaACTGGGGGGCCCAGAAACAGACGGAGAGGGCAGGTACGCACTTGGGGGGCAGGCACCGTTCCGGGGGAGAAGGCACGCCCAGGGACGGGCAGGCACCCACTCGTGGGGGGGGCGGGTGCAGCACGGGGGTGCAGACACCCCGGGGAGGGGCAGGTACCCCGGGGGTGCTgccggcccgccgccgcgctgcccgccgccgccagggGGCAGCAGAGCGCAGGGTTCgcccggcggcgcgggcggcccggcgggTCCGTCCCCCCCCGCGGGGTCCTGGCGCCgcgctgctgggggggggggggggggggggcgctgcACTTTCGCGCTGGAGACCACCCGTGCCGCAGCCCTCGGCCCCAGCATCCCACCAGGAGGGATGCTCTGCAAGGTTGGCAGGTACCCCCATTCCCCGCATCCCACCAGGAGGGATGCTCTGCAAGGCTGGCGGGTGCCCCCCAGTCCCCACATCCCACCAGGAGGCATATGCTCTGCAAGGCTGGTGGgtctcctccagcccctgcatCCCACCAGGAGGGATGCTCTGTAAGGTTGGCAGGTACCCCCATTCCCCACATCCCACCAGGAGGGATGCTCTGCAAGGCTGGCGGGTGCCCCCCAGTCCCCACATCCCACCAGGAGGGATGCTCTGCAAGGTTGGCGGGTACCCTCAGTCCCCGCATCCCACCAGGAGGGATGCTCTGCAAGGCTGGTGGGTGCCCCCCAGTCCCCGCATCCCACCAGGAGGGATGCTCTGCAAGGCTGGCAGGTCTCCTTTCTTGTCCCGCACCCAGGGTTTCTAGCAAGCATCCTTCCCATGCTAAGCCTGGTCCTCCCGtcctgcagctccagcccagGCATCCTGCTCAGGCTTCAAGCATGGGGTGCCCCTTGCTAGTTCCTTCCAAAAGCAGAAGGGACAATCAGCTTCTTGCATTCAGGGACAGCATGTGATCAGCAGCTCCTCATCTGTGACTTAACCCTGCTGCAAGACTTGGAAATGGCAGCTTGTGATTAAAACATATAGGCGAATATTTCTGGCTAATTTAaacagggttgttttttttttcccactgataAAAGCAGATCCTGTTTACACTGGTTTCCTCCCAGTGACCCTATTCTCTTGCCTCCATACGTTGCGATGGGGACTGACCCCAGTGTTGAACAGGGGCCCTCCCTCAGCTCCTTTCTACTGTACACAGGAAATATTTCCTTGGAGTGTGTTTATCCAGGgtttttcaacttttctttcctaaagaATGACTTTAAAGGGCAGTCCAAGTGGACAGTGATTTAACTGCTGCTCTGTCAGATCACGGGAGATCTGCTGATTCACTGGATATGAGAGTGgacaaaaaaatataataggttatttattcctttattttccttgacAGTCATTGCAGGAAGTGACACATTTTTGATCCTCCTTATTTCtttcatgcatttttctcttccttaggATTTCACGCTCCTTCTTAGGGTTTTTGACCCTACTGGGAACAAGCAAAGTAGAGCAACTGGAAAACACAAGCAAACAGGAACAAATACTGTACAAGGAAATTGTTCAAAAGGATGGTTTTGCTTAAAGAACCCCACCCAACAAAccctttacattttttttaatgtgaattaaaaaaaaaaaaaagagcacagacACCCAACACTTGAGGTCAAATCACTCAGTTTCCTTATGTTTTGATGAAAACATGTCAACCACCAAAATGAAGTATCGTTTCTTACTGGGATGCTAAACTCAGCATGGGATGATCTCAGCCCATGGAATTTTGTAGCTGTATCTTTGCAGCTACACAGATTGCTGTCTAGATAAATATATCTCATCTAATCTATCCAGTGACATACAGAGATAAAGAAAACATGTGCCTTTCTCCAAAGTTAAGGCTGGACTGAGATTCTCATGTACAGCAGGATTTTAACCACCTCTTTGGTCAGAAAAGAAAGGTTTCCGCCGAATGACATGATAGCTAATGTCGTTAGGGTGGAGATTGCATCTGCCCGGCCTCGTGCCCTCCCTGGGTgagctctcctcctcttctgacCTCTC from Gavia stellata isolate bGavSte3 chromosome 5, bGavSte3.hap2, whole genome shotgun sequence encodes the following:
- the ADRA1D gene encoding alpha-1D adrenergic receptor, with translation MTFPELSNGSLSGNRTGQGSQSGANRSWGLQGEEPPEGNGTALTFALDVQAVGVGVFLAVFILSAIVGNILVILSVACNRHLQTVTNYFIVNLAIADLLLSTTVLPFSATLEVLGFWVFGRIFCNIWAAVDVLCCSASIMSLCIISVDRYIGVKYSLKYPTIMTERKAGVILVVVWLSSMVISIGPLLGWKEPPPPDESICSITEEPGYALFSSLFSFYLPLMVILVMYFRIYVVARRTTRSLEAGVKKERNKSMEVVLRIHCRSVLEEPLSSTRNKGHNFRSSLSVRLLKFSREKKAAKTLAIVVGVFILCWFPFFFVLPFGSFFPSLKPSEMVFKVIFWLGYFNSCVNPIIYPCSSKEFKRAFIRLLKCQCHRRRRPLWRVYDHHWRGASMNSSVQDSETDLRPRINTLNSSFIFNSSLQERASKRRTLSFKGWKMLTPFQKPASTQLKEKMNSLSNKIRGGSIKGGVTATYKTEVESVSIGIPHDFTETIDYQTYDLTDCCGLRETDI